The following proteins come from a genomic window of bacterium:
- a CDS encoding DUF6531 domain-containing protein: MKKIKLLLLLLGLSIFAVINTPSSGSELSQVMADIHKFNESGAGSGLMVTYDLNWAEKNPELSAVLKANGISYENYIKYKIIKSREGIDVSNLDEDILKLNNSEETSTPITSSKSSVSSSSAEDIYALVERLNNAQSSSASTSPEMMQIVNDIHKFKESGAGIGLMVTYDPKWVEKNPELNAVLEANGVFYGDYIKYKIIKSNQGVDVSNLDEDILKLNNSVGGNSSSSNSSIVSGSWKVIDFEASNSQTVSSSIIDDIHKFNESGAGSGLMVTYDLNWAEKNPELSAVLKANGISYENYIKYKIIKSREGIDVSNLDEDMLKLNNTAVVNSSSASLSSELSQVMADIHKFNESGVGIGLMVTYDPKWVEENPELNAILKANGIFYGDYIKYKIIKNNQGVDVKNLDDKILNLSTLENSGNGSVTSGGAPSQTRPLSDYQGLQTVGDYANDGLPAGLFEPVTDSGNGTTGDLTIFGSDGSTVNGSTGPLTWKHDKYRVGPSGVSGGEEDEEQDEEGEEDDEDDEEGDASDEGSEENSAKDEQGEPVLIPDGNFYSTEKDLIGKYDCHTFNRYYNSLRQVDSGFGTGWGHSFFWQLKEEGNEIVIYSPDLKKLVFENNDGVYSAKKPNNFSRLIRKDGSFILSFPAGERCVFYKDANKKVTYMTGLYDLEGLKQEFEYDSTGMFLKKVKDRQGNCISFDYSETGRVTKITDNTGRVVSYSYNISAGSVSQVIKPDNSKVSYSYDSRGNLSEKVFSDGTVLVSTYDNRCRTLKQFLGKKLTYEFKYGDKDKKVLYYELGKLAKTYFYDDNKNLTRIVFENGAEEKKYNKDQLVAEYIDAAGNKTLFAYDDKGNVIRKTYPNGAVEKFEFDEYSCLTEYIDSLGNTTKIVYKGAKPEKIINPEDAVTSFKYDKNGFLVKVDYPDGGKIVYERDEKGNALKIDNNGVISRFSYDLLGNINKEISPSGLVTEYTYNPLNKPTIVKKISGTKSYEMGYKYDPFGNLIEIKDALGRITALDWVEGFFNRVEKITDPEGNPVVFSYDEVGNLLSKTDRNGNTWAYTYDVKNNLTSVIDPFKHGIRAAYDNRGNLIEEISRDKIKRAFEYDGAGRIVKVSTAERADKEIKYDIAGNILEVIDGNGNPVKYKYGKTSKVIETVDAENISTRYEYDVMGRISSITDGEGNTTSYIYDKTGKIIRIEDGEGLKRDFIYDKAGRLARKTFPDGSSVNYQYDSFSRISKIVYPDDTVEYDYDAVGNIISMKNNFTEVAYKYDNLNRVIEERDTLTNKVIAYTYDKEGNRRAFVLNDNYVVNYGYDELNRLIFIENSGKKFKYSYSPGGKTVEKKYPNNMAVNYEYNQYGRMDSINVCSGAGEVMDSFKYEYDNAGNIVKEINKFAKHEYLYDKTYRLLKEMANGTVTEYQYDKANNRIVMLNDSEEIYYTYNNANQLLKAGDVSFEYDARGNIIKEGNKKYSYDYNNRMVSAKVGAKDVNYAYDPLSRRIARNNTKYIYDGFKVIQEKESGLLGNHAVTYLRGSSLDEILSRTASPSVYYYEDIRGSVRGITDTNSNLIQSYEYTAFGERTSTAHGKNFLFFDKGINQPYGFTGRPIDKVTGLYNYRLRDYNPEIGRFIQPDPLGQIPGPNIYAYCNNNPINWVDPWGMDKVFIIPGTTTSIYDVDRNYITTISRTFSDAEVSLFAWDSNNTDSDRQKAGERLSNVINRYRENNPNERVIVVAHSHGGNVGVIASGNANIDIMITMGTPVRDYMPNMNNIGEFYNFYSVNDQVQIRGGQDGDNPPSCLVDSDFWFQSAGRTFDLQGISNIEVPFDQGPAGSHTQMPTLDFWDTFVNGTVNNGIERCD; the protein is encoded by the coding sequence ATGAAAAAAATAAAACTTCTGCTTCTGTTATTGGGCTTAAGCATATTTGCTGTAATCAATACGCCGTCATCTGGTTCTGAACTATCGCAGGTAATGGCCGACATTCATAAATTCAATGAATCCGGGGCAGGAAGCGGCCTGATGGTGACATATGATCTTAACTGGGCCGAGAAAAATCCTGAGCTGAGCGCTGTTTTAAAAGCGAACGGTATTTCTTATGAAAATTACATCAAATATAAGATTATCAAAAGCAGGGAAGGAATTGATGTCAGTAATCTTGATGAAGATATATTGAAGCTAAACAATTCGGAGGAGACAAGTACTCCTATAACTTCAAGTAAATCCTCAGTCAGTAGTTCTAGTGCGGAGGATATATATGCTCTGGTAGAAAGGTTGAATAACGCGCAATCCTCTTCGGCCTCCACCTCACCTGAGATGATGCAGATAGTGAATGACATTCATAAATTCAAGGAGTCCGGGGCCGGGATTGGGCTGATGGTGACATACGACCCCAAGTGGGTTGAGAAGAATCCTGAACTGAATGCCGTTTTAGAGGCAAACGGGGTATTTTATGGGGATTATATTAAATATAAGATCATAAAAAGCAACCAAGGTGTTGATGTGAGCAACCTTGATGAAGATATACTGAAATTAAACAATTCGGTTGGGGGAAATTCCTCCTCATCGAATTCTTCTATAGTTTCAGGCAGCTGGAAAGTTATAGATTTTGAAGCTTCAAATAGCCAAACAGTTTCATCCTCGATAATAGACGACATTCATAAATTCAATGAATCCGGGGCAGGAAGCGGCCTGATGGTGACATATGATCTTAACTGGGCCGAGAAAAATCCTGAGCTGAGCGCTGTTTTAAAAGCGAACGGTATTTCTTATGAAAATTACATCAAATATAAGATTATCAAAAGCAGGGAAGGAATTGATGTCAGTAATCTTGATGAAGATATGTTGAAATTAAACAATACAGCAGTAGTAAATTCTTCCTCAGCATCTTTGTCATCTGAACTATCGCAGGTAATGGCCGACATTCATAAATTCAATGAATCCGGGGTCGGAATCGGTCTGATGGTGACATACGACCCCAAGTGGGTTGAGGAGAACCCGGAACTGAATGCTATTTTAAAGGCGAACGGCATATTTTATGGAGATTACATTAAATATAAAATCATAAAAAATAATCAGGGAGTTGATGTTAAGAATTTGGACGATAAGATATTAAATTTAAGCACATTAGAGAATTCGGGAAATGGAAGCGTTACATCGGGCGGAGCGCCTTCCCAGACAAGGCCTCTAAGCGATTACCAGGGCTTACAGACAGTAGGAGATTATGCAAATGATGGATTGCCGGCGGGTCTTTTTGAACCTGTTACCGATAGTGGAAATGGGACAACAGGTGATTTGACAATCTTTGGTTCCGATGGGTCAACAGTGAATGGAAGCACAGGCCCTTTAACTTGGAAGCATGATAAATACAGGGTGGGTCCGTCAGGTGTTAGTGGCGGGGAAGAAGATGAAGAGCAAGATGAAGAAGGGGAAGAAGATGATGAAGATGATGAAGAGGGAGATGCTTCCGACGAAGGGAGTGAAGAAAATAGCGCAAAAGATGAACAGGGCGAACCGGTATTGATACCTGACGGAAATTTTTATTCCACAGAAAAAGACCTGATTGGCAAATACGATTGCCATACATTTAACCGCTATTACAACAGCTTAAGACAGGTTGACAGTGGTTTTGGAACAGGATGGGGGCATAGTTTCTTCTGGCAGTTGAAAGAAGAAGGCAATGAGATTGTTATATATTCTCCCGATTTGAAAAAACTTGTCTTCGAAAATAATGACGGTGTTTATTCAGCCAAAAAACCCAACAATTTTTCCAGACTTATAAGAAAAGACGGCAGTTTTATACTTTCTTTCCCCGCCGGCGAAAGGTGTGTTTTTTATAAAGATGCAAACAAGAAAGTAACTTATATGACCGGTCTTTACGATTTGGAAGGGCTAAAACAGGAATTTGAATATGATTCTACCGGCATGTTTCTTAAAAAGGTAAAAGACAGGCAGGGGAATTGTATCTCATTCGACTATAGCGAGACAGGACGTGTTACAAAAATAACTGATAATACGGGCAGAGTGGTGTCTTACAGTTACAATATTTCCGCCGGCTCGGTTTCCCAAGTCATCAAACCGGATAACTCAAAAGTGAGTTATTCATATGACTCTCGCGGAAACCTCTCGGAAAAAGTTTTTTCCGATGGGACGGTGCTTGTTTCGACTTATGACAACCGGTGCAGGACATTAAAACAGTTTCTCGGCAAAAAACTCACTTATGAGTTCAAATATGGTGATAAAGACAAGAAAGTTTTATATTACGAACTTGGCAAACTTGCCAAAACGTATTTTTATGACGATAACAAAAACCTGACAAGAATTGTTTTTGAAAACGGTGCCGAAGAGAAAAAATACAACAAGGACCAGCTTGTAGCGGAATATATAGACGCGGCTGGGAACAAAACTTTATTTGCTTACGATGACAAAGGAAATGTAATCCGGAAAACTTATCCCAACGGCGCTGTTGAAAAATTCGAGTTTGATGAATACAGCTGCCTTACTGAATATATCGATTCCCTGGGCAATACAACGAAAATAGTTTATAAGGGCGCAAAACCTGAAAAGATAATAAATCCTGAAGACGCGGTCACGTCATTTAAATATGACAAAAACGGTTTTCTTGTCAAAGTCGATTATCCTGACGGCGGAAAAATTGTTTACGAAAGAGACGAAAAAGGAAATGCGCTGAAAATAGACAACAACGGCGTTATATCAAGATTTTCTTATGATTTGCTCGGCAACATCAATAAAGAAATAAGCCCGTCGGGTTTAGTTACCGAATACACTTATAATCCCTTAAACAAACCGACGATTGTAAAAAAGATATCCGGAACCAAATCTTATGAAATGGGATATAAATACGACCCGTTCGGGAATTTAATCGAGATTAAAGACGCGCTGGGAAGAATTACCGCCTTAGATTGGGTAGAGGGCTTTTTTAACCGTGTGGAGAAGATAACCGATCCGGAAGGCAACCCTGTAGTTTTTTCCTATGATGAAGTCGGCAATCTTTTGTCAAAAACAGACCGCAACGGAAACACATGGGCTTACACTTATGATGTTAAGAACAATCTTACTTCGGTAATTGACCCGTTTAAGCACGGTATCAGGGCTGCATATGACAACAGGGGAAATCTTATTGAAGAAATCTCAAGAGATAAAATAAAAAGAGCGTTTGAGTATGACGGCGCGGGCCGCATAGTGAAGGTGTCGACGGCGGAAAGAGCGGATAAAGAAATAAAATACGATATAGCGGGCAATATCCTTGAAGTTATTGACGGTAACGGCAATCCCGTAAAATATAAATATGGTAAAACCAGCAAAGTCATAGAAACTGTTGATGCCGAAAATATAAGCACGCGATACGAGTATGATGTTATGGGGCGCATTTCATCCATTACAGATGGGGAAGGGAATACCACCAGCTATATTTACGATAAAACGGGGAAAATCATCCGCATAGAAGATGGAGAAGGGCTGAAGAGGGATTTTATATATGATAAAGCGGGCCGGCTGGCGAGAAAAACATTTCCTGACGGTTCCTCGGTTAATTATCAATACGACAGTTTCAGCAGGATTTCGAAGATTGTTTATCCCGATGATACTGTTGAGTATGACTATGACGCGGTAGGCAACATAATTTCTATGAAAAACAATTTTACCGAAGTAGCTTATAAATACGATAATTTAAACAGGGTGATTGAAGAAAGAGACACTCTTACCAACAAAGTAATAGCCTACACATATGATAAGGAAGGAAACAGAAGGGCATTTGTGTTGAATGACAACTATGTTGTTAATTACGGTTATGACGAACTGAACAGGCTCATCTTTATTGAAAACTCCGGAAAGAAGTTTAAATACAGCTATTCTCCGGGCGGAAAGACCGTTGAAAAGAAATACCCTAACAATATGGCAGTTAATTATGAATATAATCAGTATGGTAGGATGGATTCAATTAATGTTTGTTCCGGAGCCGGAGAAGTTATGGATTCCTTTAAATATGAATACGATAACGCCGGCAATATCGTAAAGGAAATAAACAAATTTGCGAAACACGAGTACTTATACGATAAAACCTACCGCTTGCTTAAAGAGATGGCAAACGGGACTGTTACGGAGTATCAATATGATAAGGCGAATAATAGAATAGTGATGCTGAATGATTCGGAGGAAATATACTACACCTACAACAACGCAAACCAACTGCTTAAAGCGGGCGATGTAAGTTTTGAATATGACGCGAGAGGTAATATTATCAAAGAGGGCAATAAAAAATATTCATACGATTATAATAACAGGATGGTTTCCGCCAAAGTCGGCGCTAAAGACGTAAACTATGCCTACGACCCCCTTAGCAGAAGAATCGCACGCAACAACACAAAATACATCTATGACGGTTTTAAAGTAATACAGGAAAAAGAATCGGGGCTCCTCGGCAACCACGCAGTAACTTACCTGAGAGGCTCATCCCTCGATGAAATCCTTTCCCGCACGGCCTCACCTTCGGTATACTATTATGAAGATATAAGAGGGAGTGTCAGGGGTATTACAGACACGAACTCCAACTTAATCCAGAGCTATGAATATACCGCATTTGGAGAGAGAACCTCAACAGCTCACGGGAAGAACTTTTTGTTCTTTGATAAAGGCATCAACCAGCCTTACGGATTCACAGGAAGGCCTATTGATAAAGTAACAGGGTTATATAATTATCGCCTCAGAGACTACAATCCTGAAATAGGACGTTTCATCCAGCCGGACCCGCTGGGACAAATCCCCGGGCCTAATATTTATGCCTACTGCAACAACAACCCAATCAACTGGGTTGATCCCTGGGGGATGGATAAAGTATTTATTATCCCAGGTACAACGACCTCTATTTATGATGTTGATAGGAATTATATAACTACCATATCGAGAACATTTTCTGATGCAGAAGTGTCTCTGTTTGCATGGGATAGCAATAATACGGATAGCGATAGACAAAAAGCCGGAGAGCGTTTGTCAAACGTAATAAATCGCTACAGGGAAAATAATCCAAATGAGAGAGTTATTGTTGTTGCACATAGCCATGGGGGGAATGTTGGTGTTATTGCTTCTGGTAATGCTAACATTGATATTATGATTACTATGGGAACACCTGTAAGAGATTATATGCCTAACATGAATAATATTGGAGAATTTTACAATTTTTATAGCGTTAATGATCAGGTGCAAATTAGAGGGGGACAAGATGGAGATAATCCTCCTAGTTGTTTAGTTGATTCTGATTTTTGGTTTCAATCTGCGGGAAGAACATTTGATTTACAAGGCATTTCAAATATTGAAGTTCCTTTTGATCAAGGGCCAGCTGGAAGCCATACCCAAATGCCAACTTTGGATTTCTGGGATACGTTTGTCAATGGTACAGTTAATAATGGAATAGAAAGGTGTGATTAA
- a CDS encoding tetratricopeptide repeat protein yields MRKTGVVFLLIFLIPLLVFAEGENETLSAAKKAFDSIESKVSDNSLPTARDYFKNSSFEYRSTLENMSKIESNTLSAQEKSDYMFILLIISLRKPELLSYSKVKPDYISAAKGFLDSTAPADLFYSQMLYLYKSGFISECLSIIDTVDAQNCAGGLFFKSGEFALEAGNAKAANMFFDYYLGKVLEKSSYKVFKEEIARVENLFREQEYHALANKYELLGIKVALDKEDAPQSIADGVRHKAAVLYKQGSYSEAVKYYEVLYFKTKDPSVKKTIADIYFDLNEYEKALQMYLSIDNFEKDSYSCFRTGLCCYYLNDRAKAYSILRDLLKSVPDSEYSDDILYYLWKINEEAGLIDESGEYYNELKKRYPGSEYILKIEKQKELL; encoded by the coding sequence ATGAGAAAAACCGGCGTAGTATTTTTATTAATATTTTTAATTCCTTTACTCGTTTTTGCGGAAGGAGAAAATGAAACTCTGTCCGCCGCGAAGAAGGCTTTTGATTCCATAGAGTCTAAAGTATCTGACAATTCTTTGCCGACGGCAAGAGATTATTTTAAGAACTCGTCGTTTGAATACCGGAGCACTCTTGAGAATATGTCTAAAATTGAATCCAATACGCTCTCCGCTCAGGAAAAATCGGATTATATGTTTATTCTTCTTATCATTTCTCTGAGAAAGCCGGAATTGCTTTCTTACAGCAAGGTAAAGCCGGATTACATTTCCGCCGCAAAGGGTTTTTTGGATTCAACCGCGCCGGCGGATTTATTCTATAGTCAGATGTTATATCTTTATAAGTCGGGGTTCATAAGCGAATGCCTGAGCATTATAGATACGGTTGATGCCCAGAATTGCGCCGGTGGGTTATTTTTTAAGTCGGGTGAATTTGCGTTGGAAGCCGGCAATGCGAAGGCAGCGAATATGTTTTTTGATTATTATCTGGGCAAGGTTCTGGAAAAGAGCAGTTATAAAGTGTTTAAAGAGGAGATTGCGAGAGTAGAAAACCTTTTCCGCGAACAGGAATATCATGCTTTAGCGAATAAATATGAATTGCTTGGCATTAAAGTGGCCCTTGATAAAGAAGACGCTCCGCAATCAATAGCCGACGGTGTCAGACATAAAGCGGCTGTGCTTTATAAGCAGGGCAGTTATTCTGAAGCTGTGAAGTATTACGAAGTTCTGTATTTTAAAACAAAAGACCCTTCGGTTAAAAAAACAATTGCCGATATCTATTTCGACTTAAATGAGTATGAAAAAGCGCTGCAGATGTATTTATCTATAGATAATTTTGAAAAAGATAGTTATTCGTGTTTCAGGACCGGGCTATGTTGTTACTATTTGAATGACAGGGCTAAAGCATATTCGATATTAAGAGACCTGTTGAAAAGTGTTCCCGATTCCGAGTATTCCGACGACATTCTTTATTATCTCTGGAAAATCAATGAGGAGGCGGGCCTTATTGACGAGAGTGGCGAATATTATAACGAGCTTAAAAAAAGATATCCGGGAAGTGAATACATTCTTAAAATTGAAAAACAAAAGGAGCTTCTATGA
- a CDS encoding TolC family protein: MMKNFFDSVMDPVLVAIAAMLFCGNVSAENLFLRQAVDIALKNSPDVDIAELEEMKAQYQLNASTAEMLPKVDGFIRYSSDDYVSDSTNKGWLISGGVVQPVWKAGKLFYTRQFYKNLKDAAVIQLEKKKLDVAYEVKKAFFDVYKFSELLKVADETKDLLASHYGNVNKMYVQRIVPKVDVLRTKSRLDEAQLEHIEILNELYLAKNRLNYLLDVPLDYDYEIVYSESNMDLKFTLDELMQVAFERSPEVILQDYAEQNARLNTKISRADLFPQIDAYARIGRLLRTDYGDDTEKSAGFTANMDIWDWGKNYSEMKASDVNYQQELRKRRLLNNRLTLDVRNAYIDYDISLKRINAAARVLESSKEELKKQLIRFKNGQATNQEILDAEVFHTKAGYELKRAYAFSGEKKGFLERVVGIINFEEIEEKPRVFENDMDFISYVEYRAFLYFMEEQSGRTGLFRDTSGGGDCSIAATGFGLAALCVGVENGWIEKDEAERKTIKCLKTLAGLNNRKDGFFFHFLQIDTGERSGNCEVSTVDTAILLCGVIAASEYFSGEVKELGYQIVGSVRWEEMFDKGAKRFCMGWTPEDGNIKYKWNFYTDEIFLMAILALGSTENIPEDVFYSFERKKMSGLNGEEFVVSWTGALFTYQYANIWFDLRDKTDAENINWYENSKKAVISQIAYCRENSPKYRSFGRTSWGISSCETKDGYTMAMGAPPCGELKPQFDGTVAITGSVGSIIFTPYESLNCAKYYYSQSDLWGRYGLKNAFNIDENWVSNTAYGIDRGLMLLAIENFRSELIWNLMMKSSVVQKGFERAGLK, translated from the coding sequence ATGATGAAAAACTTTTTTGACAGTGTAATGGATCCAGTATTAGTTGCGATCGCCGCTATGCTTTTTTGCGGGAACGTCTCAGCGGAAAATCTATTTCTGCGTCAAGCAGTGGACATTGCTTTGAAGAACAGCCCTGATGTCGATATAGCGGAGCTCGAAGAAATGAAAGCGCAGTATCAGCTTAACGCGAGCACCGCGGAAATGCTGCCAAAGGTCGACGGATTCATACGTTATTCAAGCGATGATTATGTTTCCGATTCGACAAATAAAGGGTGGCTGATAAGCGGAGGGGTTGTCCAGCCTGTATGGAAAGCCGGCAAACTATTTTACACGAGACAATTCTATAAAAACCTGAAAGATGCGGCAGTTATTCAATTAGAAAAAAAGAAACTTGATGTTGCGTATGAAGTGAAAAAGGCTTTTTTTGACGTTTATAAATTCTCAGAACTTCTTAAGGTTGCCGATGAGACAAAAGATTTGTTGGCTTCCCACTATGGTAATGTCAACAAGATGTATGTTCAGAGGATTGTGCCTAAAGTTGATGTTTTAAGGACCAAGTCGCGTCTGGATGAAGCCCAGCTGGAACATATAGAAATATTGAATGAACTCTACCTTGCAAAAAACAGGCTGAATTATTTGCTGGATGTTCCTCTTGATTATGATTATGAGATAGTTTATTCCGAGAGCAATATGGATTTAAAGTTTACGCTTGATGAGTTGATGCAGGTAGCGTTCGAGAGAAGCCCGGAAGTTATATTGCAGGATTACGCTGAGCAAAACGCCCGGCTTAACACAAAAATTTCCCGCGCAGATCTCTTTCCGCAGATTGATGCCTACGCCAGGATAGGCAGGCTTCTCAGGACGGATTATGGCGATGATACAGAAAAGTCGGCCGGTTTCACCGCGAATATGGATATTTGGGATTGGGGCAAGAATTACAGCGAAATGAAAGCCTCGGATGTTAACTACCAGCAGGAACTGAGAAAAAGAAGGCTGTTGAATAACAGGCTAACGCTTGATGTCAGGAATGCATATATAGATTACGATATTTCTTTAAAAAGGATTAATGCTGCTGCGAGAGTGCTTGAAAGCTCCAAAGAAGAGCTGAAAAAACAGCTTATAAGGTTTAAAAACGGCCAGGCAACAAACCAGGAAATTCTCGATGCTGAAGTTTTCCATACGAAAGCGGGTTATGAACTTAAAAGGGCTTATGCCTTCAGCGGCGAGAAAAAAGGTTTTCTCGAGAGAGTCGTAGGTATTATCAACTTTGAGGAAATAGAAGAAAAACCGCGGGTCTTTGAAAATGATATGGATTTTATATCTTATGTTGAGTACAGGGCGTTTCTCTATTTTATGGAAGAGCAGAGCGGAAGGACAGGTTTATTCCGCGATACGTCGGGCGGCGGGGACTGCAGCATAGCAGCGACAGGTTTCGGGCTGGCTGCGTTGTGCGTAGGGGTTGAAAATGGCTGGATAGAGAAAGACGAGGCGGAGCGTAAAACAATTAAATGTTTAAAAACATTAGCCGGTCTTAACAACAGGAAAGACGGGTTTTTCTTCCATTTTCTGCAGATTGACACGGGGGAACGTTCTGGAAACTGCGAGGTATCTACGGTTGATACCGCGATACTTCTCTGCGGGGTGATCGCGGCATCCGAATATTTTAGCGGAGAAGTAAAAGAATTAGGTTATCAGATTGTCGGTTCAGTCCGATGGGAAGAAATGTTCGATAAGGGGGCAAAACGCTTCTGTATGGGGTGGACTCCGGAAGATGGGAACATCAAATACAAATGGAACTTTTATACGGATGAGATCTTTTTAATGGCGATTTTAGCGTTGGGCTCTACAGAAAATATTCCCGAAGATGTATTTTACAGTTTTGAAAGAAAGAAGATGTCCGGATTAAACGGCGAAGAATTTGTAGTCAGTTGGACAGGGGCTCTTTTTACCTATCAATACGCGAACATCTGGTTTGATTTAAGGGATAAGACAGACGCGGAAAATATTAATTGGTATGAAAACTCCAAAAAGGCTGTTATCTCTCAAATAGCGTATTGCAGGGAAAATTCCCCTAAATACCGGAGTTTCGGCAGAACCTCATGGGGAATCTCATCCTGTGAGACAAAAGATGGATACACTATGGCAATGGGCGCTCCGCCCTGCGGCGAGTTAAAACCCCAGTTTGACGGGACAGTCGCAATAACAGGTTCTGTCGGCTCGATAATATTTACCCCTTATGAATCTCTGAATTGCGCTAAATATTATTATTCTCAAAGCGACTTGTGGGGCAGGTACGGATTGAAAAACGCTTTTAATATCGATGAAAACTGGGTTTCGAATACCGCATACGGCATAGACAGGGGATTGATGCTTCTTGCAATTGAAAATTTCAGAAGCGAACTTATATGGAATTTGATGATGAAATCATCTGTAGTTCAAAAAGGTTTTGAAAGAGCGGGGCTCAAGTAG
- a CDS encoding efflux RND transporter periplasmic adaptor subunit: MDEKKMNGEKEVIPELREEIGSQKPDLFRVSEKERKRIRKIYYIKLSVFLVFLCVLGLTPINKNISGIARVIPEKYSYIDAFQEGIIFSVNVKEGDKVEKGDLLFEIRNLELLSEMDTSYEEEVILKEEIQKLEGEISWHRKVLDRNVNLYNEEVIAPAELELTRLKYNNARHELEIKKQELEIVLKRRGYLQKCIEMTKVKSPIAGIVIGKLSDKLFTVAEKGERICQVADTTKFILEFPVHEKRIRYAGVGQPVSVKFYAFPNKVFQGELTEIRPIFWEKEKKLIITENVINVYIDFKEQVPYELKTGMSAFVNIHAGKTCFFGLIREKITYLFSM, translated from the coding sequence ATGGATGAGAAAAAAATGAACGGGGAAAAAGAAGTTATTCCTGAACTCAGGGAAGAAATCGGTTCTCAAAAACCGGATCTTTTCAGGGTTTCTGAAAAAGAAAGAAAAAGGATAAGAAAGATTTATTATATAAAGCTTTCCGTATTTCTGGTGTTTTTATGTGTTCTTGGCCTGACGCCGATTAACAAGAATATTTCCGGCATAGCGAGAGTTATTCCGGAAAAGTATTCTTACATTGATGCTTTTCAGGAAGGCATAATATTTTCTGTCAATGTTAAAGAAGGCGATAAGGTTGAAAAAGGCGATCTCCTTTTCGAAATAAGGAATCTTGAATTGCTTTCCGAAATGGACACTTCATATGAGGAAGAAGTTATCCTGAAAGAGGAGATTCAAAAACTGGAAGGGGAAATATCCTGGCACAGGAAGGTTCTGGACCGGAATGTAAACCTGTATAACGAAGAAGTTATCGCGCCCGCCGAATTGGAACTTACCCGCTTGAAATACAACAATGCGCGCCACGAACTGGAAATTAAAAAGCAGGAACTCGAAATTGTCTTAAAAAGAAGGGGATATCTGCAGAAATGTATTGAAATGACTAAAGTTAAAAGTCCGATAGCCGGAATTGTAATCGGAAAACTTTCCGACAAACTGTTTACCGTTGCGGAAAAAGGCGAAAGAATCTGCCAGGTAGCCGATACGACAAAATTTATCCTTGAATTTCCCGTTCATGAGAAAAGAATCAGGTATGCCGGCGTGGGACAGCCGGTATCCGTGAAGTTTTATGCTTTTCCCAATAAGGTCTTTCAGGGAGAGCTTACCGAAATCCGACCGATTTTCTGGGAAAAAGAGAAAAAACTAATAATTACCGAAAATGTCATAAATGTTTATATAGATTTTAAAGAGCAGGTTCCGTATGAACTTAAGACCGGAATGAGCGCTTTTGTGAATATTCATGCGGGCAAGACGTGCTTCTTCGGGCTTATCAGGGAAAAGATTACATATTTATTTTCAATGTAG
- a CDS encoding nucleotidyltransferase domain-containing protein: MPYIYAKYIWPYRLDGDSPDSVSALCDFIPVITTTDVDFGISVTAYSGKESIAEHIRKLGYGERHVSMDRIIPFVPVVKDEAGEMKAEVEFISDPESPKRIVNKIVGREIKVNEIRNFNLLIDSTITVSMYGQNVQIPAEAKFAFHKLLTFVDRQNDEKLKKDLYYVYYMLRFCPERELLADNIVRLIKERKEGSQVKANLKKYFSSIDAKGPLFVERENGPDSYVDDVRQDVFDRFSGILRKVLSH, translated from the coding sequence GTGCCGTATATTTATGCAAAATATATATGGCCATATCGGTTGGACGGCGATTCTCCGGATTCAGTATCTGCTCTATGCGATTTCATCCCTGTCATTACCACTACCGATGTTGATTTTGGTATATCTGTTACTGCTTATTCCGGAAAGGAATCAATTGCTGAGCATATTAGGAAATTAGGATATGGGGAACGTCATGTATCAATGGATAGAATAATCCCGTTTGTGCCTGTTGTGAAAGATGAAGCAGGGGAAATGAAAGCCGAAGTTGAATTTATTTCTGATCCTGAGAGTCCCAAAAGAATTGTGAATAAAATCGTTGGGCGTGAAATCAAAGTAAATGAGATTCGAAATTTTAATTTACTGATTGATTCCACGATAACAGTATCAATGTATGGGCAAAATGTTCAGATACCGGCAGAAGCAAAATTTGCTTTTCATAAATTGCTTACTTTTGTCGATCGGCAAAATGATGAAAAGTTAAAAAAAGATCTTTATTATGTTTACTATATGCTTAGGTTTTGTCCTGAAAGGGAGTTGCTCGCTGATAACATAGTTCGTCTTATCAAAGAAAGGAAAGAGGGGAGCCAGGTTAAGGCAAACCTTAAAAAATATTTCAGTAGCATAGATGCGAAGGGGCCTCTGTTTGTAGAGCGGGAAAACGGCCCTGATTCTTATGTTGACGATGTGCGGCAGGATGTTTTTGATAGGTTTAGCGGAATCTTGCGAAAGGTTTTATCCCATTAA